TATGACAACACCGCCATTGGATCCTATTCGCTCAACTCTAATACTTCAGGATATAGCAATAGTGCCATTGGAGGAAACGCACTATGGTTCAACACTACTGGGCATAGCAATACAGCCATCGGAGCCGTTGCTCTCTATTCCAACTCTTTAGGGGATTGGAATACTGCTCTTGGTGTTTCAGCTCTTGGGTCCAACCAAGCCGGATCGAATGCTACAGCTATAGGCGCTTATGCCATGCAATACGCCAACAATAGCGGATCCACTTTCGAGAACACGAATGTAGCTGTGGGCTACGAGGCGCTGCGGGGTTCCACTGACCCAGCAGAGAACACCGGCAATGGGAATACGGCGGTGGGATACAGGTCGCTGCTGACGAACACGACGGGATACGAGAACACCGCCACCGGGTACCATGCCCTCCAGAGCAACACCACGGGCTGGCAGAACACTGCGCATGGAGCTTGGGCATTAAACATGAACACCGTAGGACATAGCAATACCGCGCATGGCATTGGAGCACTTCGGGGAAGTACAACCGGCTATGGTAACAGTGCCGTCGGAGGAGGTAGCCTCTACATGAACACAGCTGGATCGCAGAACTCTGCCTTTGGATATTCAACCCTCGTGACCAATGAAGGAAATGACAATACGGCTATGGGCTGCATGGCCATGCATATCTACAGTACGGGAAATCGTAATACCGCCTTGGGTACATGGGCGCTCTATGGCAACTACTATACTGGCAACGACAACACGGCATTGGGTGCGGCTGCGGGCACGAATGCTGACCTTACAGGCACCATTGCAGTGGGATACTTCGCCACCGCTGGAATCAACTATCGTGCGGTTATCGGTACGGCGGTCCACACAAACCTCACTGGTGGTTTCGGTGCCTGGCAGGACCTGAGTGATGGCCGGTTCAAGCGCCACGTTCAGGAGGACGTACCCGGATTAGAATTCATTGCGCGGCTGCGACCCGTGACCTACACCCTGGACGCCCACGGTGTGGATGCATTTCTTGGCATTGCACAACGCATGGATACGTTGCCGGATGAAGATGGGAAGGCACAATACCGGGAACGGCTGAGCGAGGTATCGGCACAACGACAGACCGGTTTCATCGCTCAAGAAGTTGAAGAAGCAGCGCGGTTGGCGGGCTATGACTTCAGTGGAGTGCATCATCCAAAATCGGAGACCGACCACTATACCTTGGGCTACGCAAGCTTCACGGTACCCATTGTAAAAGCGATCCAGGAACTGAATGTCACTGTCCTAGAGCAGCAGAAAATTAACGACCAGCTACGCGAAGAGTTAGAGATGCTGCGCAAGGAGTTGTTGGAAATGAAGGCAGGAAAATGAACGGTGAGTTCGACACAGACATGGTCCGCATCAACCACAACTTGAAGTTGCACTAGGAGCAGCACTAGAACGGATCAAAGAACTTCAACGGCTCGTTGCCACGCAAGAAACCATTCAAACAAGACCATGACCCACTTCACTGCCGTTATCGTAGACGATGAAGAACAACAACGCAAAGGGCTTTCGGCCTTATTGCAACGTCGCCATCCAGGCATCAACCTGCTCGGCACAGCAGAAGATGTGCCCAGCGGCATTGCGCTGATCAAGGAATGTGCGCCACAACTTCTCTTTTTGGACATCGAGCTCAAGAACTTGACCGGGTTCGATCTGCTAAAGGGCTTAGGTGATAACCGACCACACGTTATTTTCACCACGGCCCATGAGAGTTATGCTGTAAAAGCCATCCGCTTCAG
The nucleotide sequence above comes from Flavobacteriales bacterium. Encoded proteins:
- a CDS encoding tail fiber domain-containing protein; its protein translation is MAPTFTYRTILTILIFFTGFWAQAQNVGINTTGSAPNAYALLDADNNGLLLGALLPRLSTASRLAMAGLSGTEDGLVVYDTTTKSFWYWDGTQWVEFGAGGGGGWQLNGNAGTVDGTHFLGTTDDVPLTFRVNGEQAGRIDHFLFNTFLGYEAGGNTSTGIGNTAYGHQSLYSNSVGGFNTALGHLALISNSEGNENTATGYQALQYNTVGGRNTAIGNGALRANTLGWGNTASGYESLHSNTEGNFNVAIGFWALASNTTGNNNTAMGFRTLYFNTTGQWNTSCGNHSLYSNTTGEQNTAMGFESLQNNTIGNNNTANGARTLYANTSGAQNTAMGFESLYFNTTGSANTANGHRVLFLNTSGTLNTGNGLNALFSNTTGYDNTAIGSYSLNSNTSGYSNSAIGGNALWFNTTGHSNTAIGAVALYSNSLGDWNTALGVSALGSNQAGSNATAIGAYAMQYANNSGSTFENTNVAVGYEALRGSTDPAENTGNGNTAVGYRSLLTNTTGYENTATGYHALQSNTTGWQNTAHGAWALNMNTVGHSNTAHGIGALRGSTTGYGNSAVGGGSLYMNTAGSQNSAFGYSTLVTNEGNDNTAMGCMAMHIYSTGNRNTALGTWALYGNYYTGNDNTALGAAAGTNADLTGTIAVGYFATAGINYRAVIGTAVHTNLTGGFGAWQDLSDGRFKRHVQEDVPGLEFIARLRPVTYTLDAHGVDAFLGIAQRMDTLPDEDGKAQYRERLSEVSAQRQTGFIAQEVEEAARLAGYDFSGVHHPKSETDHYTLGYASFTVPIVKAIQELNVTVLEQQKINDQLREELEMLRKELLEMKAGK